ggaTTTAAAAATTAGGGTTCCGGATAAAATTTGAGtgtgatttggggatttttgttgAATTTCCTTTACACGGTTGTATCCCttgagtacacgggcgtgtgggtttgGGAATTAAGGTCTTCGGTGATTTTTGaggccatacgggcatgtgtcctacacgggcgtgtgagaacTCCACACAACCGTATCTCTTCTGTtcttaatttttaacaattttggacagtgagttacacgggctgctcacatgggcgtgtgccccattcacacgggcgtgtggggctTTCACACGGGTGCGTGAGGCCTCTACATGGGATTGTAGACTGCCACACGGCCTGGAAAATTCTATACGgctggggcacacggccatgtggtgcTAACTTGCGAAATTATTGTATTATGTTGATTTAGGTGTAATTGTGACTCTATGGGTGCCAACCCTCGACTGAGCTTTATTGAGGGTAATTATGACTCTGATCTGGACTTGAGATGTGTGTCATATGTGATTGGTTGTGTGACAAGCTTGATACTGAATTCGAGTTATGAGTGTGTGCACATGTCTGATTCTATATTGACTGACTAAATGTGAATGGTTATTCTGATTAAATGTCTGGAACTGCTATTCTGAGTTGGGGCATTCGCATACATACATCTACATACAAAGCTTTTGAGGTGGGATGTTGAAGAGAAGGGAGATTTACgattggcagtttatctgcatttTGATAGCCCCTAATACCCAGAGGGTCGTGGGCGGTCCCAATTCCCTGAGGGTCGAGGAAAATATTGATTATCATCGTTGCTGAGTAACCCGGGATAACGTTCTGTGGTGTATAAGGTTAGATGGGCTTTTCGTGGTCCTGTtcggagtgtagggatgggtgggtcgattaaatCCCCACAGGATGGGTAGGGTTGGACGgatatggtgtgttggttggatgggtgggttattttataactcatttgcACTCATATGCATCAGTGTGATTCTGTGACTGCAGTATCTGTTTGACTATTTGACTGAAATATTTGACTGTCTAATTGACTGAGAAGTCTGATTGTATTATTTGAATGAAAGACACTCATGTCTAAATGAACCTTGTATGATAGGCTAAGGCCCAACCGATTCTGAGTCTGGAAAAGGGCTTAGCCCCAGTTTGTGACTAATGAGAATTACCATTATTTGGTCTAACAAAGTCATATGACTGTAAAGTTACATATGGTCTGTTTTGTTATAGTCGCTCTGTAAGTATGGTCCGTTACTGAATTGTTTTCAGGTTTACTGTATCTGTTTCTGCTTTGGTAGCTAGTTGGTTTAATCTCACACTAAGCTCGTATAGCTTACCCCCACTTATGTTTCCCCTTTCAAATACACTTCAGAATTTTGGATGCTGGGCTCGGTACACGGAGGACTCAGTCAGTATAAACCATTAGTTTgtgatttcaaatttttattttgttattcagtTGAAATGTAAAGTTTTAATTCTGTGGTACTATTTTGGCTTTAAGacttaattgttttattattccGGTTTTAAatacttgatattaatgtttttagaaattgaattaagaGTGACTGGTTTTTGTAAGATTTTCTCACgatcactttggtgatcaatATAGCATTTCgaattcggtctaaacttctaggttgggtttggggtgttacagaaacaaAAGCAAAAAGGAGGGAACAAGAAGGGAATTAATGTGgccaaagaaagaaataaaaaaaaatgaagaaagggaaaggaaagagatATCATACGTAGGAAAAAAGGGAGAAAATTTTAGGAttttccaaataaaaatatattttaaaaaaaaaacaaccaaccACTTCCCCAACTAAACTAGGTACCCTATTCCATCAGATTTCCTACAAAATTAGAAACACATCCAAACTTCATCACTTGGGCAGCTCAAACATAAATAGCAAAAATATTACCTATTTGCTCACGCAAGAATTCAAATACATGACCATAAGATAAGCTAACAACTTACCACTAAACCGACAGACTCATTCTATCACAAATTGAGCGAAAATAGTATTTAAGTCATATAAACTGTAATgacctaaattcaaggttatcggaacaatggtttcgtaaccatagatccgatttaaagagaaatttatttcaatatttttgcttgaaaattgatatgataggaaaatcgtatgaaaatattgatagaaaaattttaccaatttagtgattagatagaaaaagaaattattgaagaaattgggtaaaaacaaggtatcgagacctctatctcgcaaaaccgagtcaaaaataattttataaatatttatgaaatgttattaatgtggtattaaaatttcgttaggaaattttaatgtttgggtagtcaattaaatgaaaaggactaaattgtaataggtgtaaaagttgctagaatgattaaatagcttaaaagtctaatgagaaaggatttaaaaggcaattagacccaaaagttatttgggctggacggcaagggtattaaatcagcagaaaaattgataaattaagggtaaaattggaatattgcaaaattaactaaataaaactaggactaaataggaaatatctagatttctcttcatttctcttcaattccagcagctaaaaacgccataggagggttctctaagctggtatttcataatttgtgcaccaagtgagttaatccttgcctttttcttgtaatttttgtgtttctaaaacttttacaactaggtcctactattaaattcattagtttttgatttcatggatgaaatttaaagtcaccatggttgatttctgtaagtttatgatgaaatagaatgaaattaaagctttaatttgtttatgagatgattttattaggtaatttcaatagaaattgatttttaggacctaattgtgaaaatgattggaattaaagtctattgctgaaattatgattcctaaaggttgtaaactagtttaaggtgatagaataaaatgttaattgagaaaaatcagctcaattgagaggctaattgagtagggacgaaattatcatttattaaaagcttaggggaaaaatggtaataaacagcttgcacaaaaacagtttggacagcagcagtagactaactttgaaaaattaccataaattgtagaaatcgaattagaagatgaaaaaaaatatggaattaaagcttattgagtctagtttctcatagaagaaatagtataagcaatggatttgtaaattttgagatataatgaattttgtgagacaaggtcagaatgaattcgggttcccctattctgactttgaaaaataataaaaaatttaagaaaaacaattacgggcttaaatttatatgtatagaatccttaatgagtctatttttaatagaaacaaacgagaacattatttgaattctgtatgaagagataattaagttttagtgaagaagggtcagaactgtcgacagcagaacaggggtgactttaaagaataaactgtacttattggataaaccaaaaattatgaaaattttatggtaaaaagatatatgagtctagtttcagggaaaattaacgtatcttaatttggagttccgtagctcaagttataaataatttagtgactatgactcaagtagacagctttgaatgaactataaataatagttgaattatagagaatgttgcatatgaacatgaaatgtattaaattgataattaaatttatttatttagatccagaagattcaaatatgaagctagatcgaggaaaggaaaaatttcgggattagtagatttttattatttacaaacaagtatcaaggtaagttcgtgtaacttgaattatattcttaaatgcttgagattgtatgttattgatgtgaatatgatttgaatgttcattgtatgaaaatttatgaaacattgatatattttataaaatgggaagaaatctcggttgaataaaaggaaaattcgatggatctctgaaaaggaattgacggtaaaaaggatctagcccggacgggtgatcctatcctgatatagccctcccgaagaatatgtgtaaaatggatttagcccggatgggtaatccgaattagggtctgaatttagcctggactggtaattcagatccaagctcattagagtaattgtcgttgcaggggatttagcctggactggtaatcccgacaatactctatgagtttatattgcaggggatttagcctggactggtaatcctgctgcaaggttgaggttcgcgggagtgtgctctctgaaatagaaatgtgcgcacatgaatatgaattgacggacccagaattgtatactaaaagtgtacctctgaaaatccatcgaaattccgataaattcaacgggataagtataaaaaaataacaaggaaatggaaattatgatattgatgagctcatcaatcatggtatatattattggtacatggaaattattgtactaacttgaatgttgagtttgtgcatattagggtaataatgcattgaatgaatatatggatgtttattgtattgtattgaaaatattaggtaagtataattcttgttacatgagcttactaagcacgaagtttaccctgtttcctttttccctgttttatcggatttggtcggagacacatcacactgtcaacctcaggatttcggtatataaagaaactttattttggaaatcaatggcatgtataagctaacaaagtaaatgttaacgtgaaatgaatgtaaagttagccattagtatggttaacaaacctggttttagatatgtgatgacgttatcttataaatatgcatgaatttatcttgaaaatatgttgaattgatctggttgatgtggattggtctcgatttaatattgtagggaaggttagatatttataaaggggctatattgaatataaaaaaaaaattaattcgtaaactccggtaatgccttgtaccctattccggcaatgaatatgggtaggggtattacataaaCAAAGATAGGGCtaggaacaaaaataactgaattttcccaaaagtaggATTTAAATCCATGACCTCAAATAGACATTCAAGGCCCTTAACATTGAAGCATATACTTAACTATGTCAAAATTTAACAAaccaaatattcaaaattttagggcattacaactTTCCTctttaaaagaaatttcagcctcaaaattttacctggtTCAAACAGATGTAGGTATTGCTGTCGAAttgagtcctcaggttcccaagtggcttcctcaaTGCCATAATTCCGCCATAGAACCTTAACCAAAGGAATGGTCTTCCTCCTCAAGACCTTAACCTCTCGATCCAGAATCTGAACCAGCTTCTCCTCGAAGGTCAAATATGGTCTTACCTCAATTTCCTCAATAGATAAAAGATGAGACGGATTAGACCGATATCGTCTTAATAAAGAGAtgtggaatacattgtgaatacTATCTAACTTCAGAGGTACCTCTAGTTGATAGGCGATTGACCCACATGTTTTTTATTCTGATAAGGTCCAATGAACCTAGAGCTTAACTTGCCTTTACGTCCAAACAAAAGAACTTTCTTTTCCAAAGATACCTCAAGAAATACTTGATCACCCACAGAAAACTCGATATCTCTCCTTTTCAAATCCGAATAacacttctgtctatcagaaacTGCCTTAAGATGATCTCGAATCAGTCTAACCTTGtcctcagtctcagaaaccaactcaggacccatgATCTGCctctcacccaactcagtccaacacaaaggGTACAACACTTTCAACTGTAAAAAATtgtattctaaaaatattttaataaaaattgaataaatttttatattatcaattttttaatattttaaatacattaattTTTAGTACTTAACTGGTGTTACTAGCAGCATGTTTATTTAACTTGGTTCCCTATTTAATGCGTGGAGTAAGTTTCCTTTGTCCTCATCATGCACATGctctttttattttgtaaaaaaaaatatttagaatggCCAAACACTCAACAAtatatttagaataaaaaaagttattaagATATAGGTCTAGAGACAAATAATTTGTTTTgaggtaaaaaaatatttagaataattaaaaatattatttaaataatttgaaaaaattatccaaatttatcacctaaaaaacatattaattataaattccaGTTGATTGAATCATAAAACAATTATTGTAGGTGGTATCTTTCAAAGAGACAATAATCAATGTTCTAAGTTCTAGTAAttgtgatttataaaattttaaaatgttaaaatttctaaatatttttttaaatggtaaatatatattgtaattttataacttatttctatttttaaataatttttataattgttaTTGTGATATCATGGCAAGATATGATTGACTGTTACGGTCATTAGCATTTAACCTCCAAAGGACTGAAATAAAAACATCTACTAATGTTAGAGATTGAAATCAACCAAATAAACTTTAAAGGATGAAAGTAAGAAAAATAGTATACACCAAACACTAAAACATGCCTTGAGCATTTGCTAAATTCCATCTTTTCATTGGTTGATTTGGATGATATTTCTTTGGTTAAAGAAATTGTAGTTAATTAATATAGATTTATAAGTGGGAATGGATCTAACAGTAGGTGAGATTTCCATTTGAAGCAGCCATTTCCAATAACTGGCGCATGATGgcgaattattttgattaaaatttattttaacttcaaataatttaataaaaagcaATCATAATTAAGATAAGACTTGGCTGGTATGAAGTTGAAAACTTGGGATTGCAAGGTAAGCCACGTAATGGTTGGCTTGCACTTTTCAAGGTAAGGAGGTAGGTTTAGAAATTCTAAAGATGATGTTAATTACGAAGTGGAGTAATTATAAATTCTGAATATtaatactaaaatataaaaattaaatctcataTACTAATGGTTAATATACTAAATCTTTTAACTTTGTCACTGTATTTAGATATATACGTATACTTTTATTACCCCAAATAAGCTCTATTACTTTAATTGATATCCAAAGCCTAATAAGCCCATAATCTTTTAATTTGTATTCAAATAAGCTTTTAACCTTTAATTTGCACCTAAATGAAATGCTTAATATAAATCAATGTTTCATTTTAAGTAAGggttaatttaaacataaatcaaAGTATAACAAGGGCTTTTTAGGGTATAATGAAGGTATAGGAGCTTAATAACAAAAGTAAACTAGTTCAAGGAATCTATTAAtaatttagcatatatatatatatagagagagagagagagagatggctGCTAAAAGGCCTTGTTACTAAATTTCAGTGTTTCATAGGTTGATTTTCGCAGCAGTTTTGGTTAATCAAAATGTTGTAATTAAGAGAGTAATGGTGGTCCAACACATGCCGCATGCTGACATTTCCTTTTCATTACCTAACTGACTAGTCAAGCAAAAGAAAATGCAGcccttagttttcttttttttttttttggtacaagCAGCCCTAAATAATTAatggctttttttaaaaaaagaaaaagtcatTCAGACAAGACTTCTGGACTTGGTTATCTCACAAGCCAGTTGTTgaattttattacaaattatttgagggaaaaaaaaaaccaaaatgttTACACGTTTctcatatatttatttcataagtTTGCTCAACGGAAGTAAATAGTATACAATAACGattgacaaaaaagaaaaaaagagataaTTGCGACTCATTTTTTACGGTTTCCAAAGATCGAAAATGTGTTCTTAAATTTAAacaacatgaatatatatatatatacgtataaaaatataaatatgggaTGTAGATACATTTCTTATGCATGGATGGATAGACTTGAAGACTTTGTTGTCTgaaccaaaaaagaaagaaaaggaatgaATGAACAAAGGACAAGTATCAACGTCAGGCTAAGTCAAgttcattaaatattatatattttgtcattAATTAGATGATGATATGGGATTAACAATAAAATCAgttagatttatttttaaaaatttataataaaacatttactgacaatatataaaattatatatttaaaataattgatgcggtaaataaaatttattaaaaaacctTAAACAAATGAAAAGGACATCATTGGAAGATAATGCAGGGATTAAATTCGCCAAGGAAAACCGCcatgaaatcatttaattatttatttcatacaagTAAAAAATaggcaaaaataaaatatcaaagcaATGAAATGCATATATGTGTGG
This window of the Gossypium hirsutum isolate 1008001.06 chromosome A09, Gossypium_hirsutum_v2.1, whole genome shotgun sequence genome carries:
- the LOC107890012 gene encoding uncharacterized protein; translation: MGPELVSETEDKVRLIRDHLKAVSDRQKCYSDLKRRDIEFSVGDQVFLEVSLEKKVLLFGRKGKLSSRRYRSNPSHLLSIEEIEVRPYLTFEEKLVQILDREVKVLRRKTIPLVKVLWRNYGIEEATWEPEDSIRQQYLHLFEPGKILRLKFLLKRKVVMP